DNA from Rubripirellula lacrimiformis:
AACCAAAATCCGATCGAACCCTCGGTAGGCAGAACTAGATTGCCGACAGGATCGCCCGCGGGGTTGGTCGGCGCACCGTTGGTGATGTTGGACAACCGTCGGCCATTGGCGACGCCGGAAAGATGACGAACCGTGAACCCGTCTTGGACACCATTGTCCGACCGATCGCCCGCAGCGTCATAGTCGATGGTGATCTTCTGTGACGAGCTTCCCTCTTGTGCCTCCTGCTGGCTGACTTCGGCAGAGGAACCGGCGCCCAGGTTGCGAGTCTGGCCTGCGAAATTGATCGCACGGGCAAAGTGTTCATTCCCCGCTTCGAAGCCCGTCAATGTCTTGTGCATGGGCGGTTGCCCCGGCAGCGGGTTGACCAGACCAAGTTGAATGTCACCGCCATAGTAGAACTTCAAGATATTTTGATAGAACGCGCCGTCGTCACTGAGTCGATCCGACCCGTTCTGGCTCATCGCGCCACGGTTGGGATAGTTGGGGTTCGACGGAGTCCCCACAAAACCCAATGTGGTCCCCGTGTTGTTCGGCCCCAATCGGTCATTGGCGAAGGTGTAGGTGACGAAACGTTCGGTGTTGGTCGGATCGGGATCACTTCCCGTCGCGACCGCTGAACTGTTCGACGGAATCGCACCGGCCACATAGAAGGTTGCCGTTAGTATCCCATTGAACGAAAGGATCTCGCCCTCGGTGGCCCGCACCGCGGCTTCCCAAAGTCCGCCTGGGTTCGGTTGTACGCCGCCCAGGCTGTAGACCTGGTCCGAGGTTCCGTTACGGATGAAGGTGTCCCCGCGAAGCTTGTAGTACGCAAACGTCCGCGCGGCGACGGCCTGTACCTTCAGCGCCTCGAAGGAAGCAGCGCCGTTTT
Protein-coding regions in this window:
- a CDS encoding SpoIID/LytB domain-containing protein, whose amino-acid sequence is MNTVIVRLICLGLVLVASPLTAAVVDGIGEITVRDDSGDGTFFTVDFEGNYLPNVVRRENGAASFEALKVQAVAARTFAYYKLRGDTFIRNGTSDQVYSLGGVQPNPGGLWEAAVRATEGEILSFNGILTATFYVAGAIPSNSSAVATGSDPDPTNTERFVTYTFANDRLGPNNTGTTLGFVGTPSNPNYPNRGAMSQNGSDRLSDDGAFYQNILKFYYGGDIQLGLVNPLPGQPPMHKTLTGFEAGNEHFARAINFAGQTRNLGAGSSAEVSQQEAQEGSSSQKITIDYDAAGDRSDNGVQDGFTVRHLSGVANGRRLSNITNGAPTNPAGDPVGNLVLPTEGSIGFWLLAEPVASDANLRVAITIDEWQNDVANADLEQSTYLDIIADGQWHQYQWSLNNDSLWLPAFGASSLGDGVLGQNMTVDSIVFRGQSDAVIYLDSVFYSSVVAVPEPSTTLGLLTLGIAAVWRRRRTARG